In a single window of the Nocardiopsis composta genome:
- the metG gene encoding methionine--tRNA ligase has translation MSSKRHILTAVAWPYTNGPRHIGHVSGFGVPSDVFARFQRMRGHDVLMVSGTDEHGTPIQVLADQEGVSARELADRYNRIIVEDLVALGLSYDLFTRTTTGNHYRVVQELFTGLYENGYIFAHTTKGAVSPSTGRTLPDRYIEGTCPICGYNGARGDQCDNCGNQLDPIDLIGPRSRINGETPEFVDTEHFMLDLPAFAGVLGDWLRSKSGEWRPNVLKFSLNLLDDLQPRAISRDLDWGVPIPLDGWSDQANKRLYVWFDAVIGYLSAAIEWAERTGDPEAWRRYWQAEDAEAYYFMGKDNIVFHSEIWPAMLLGYNGEGDRGGDTGSLGRMNLPTEVVSSEFLTMEGRKFSSSRRVVIYVRDFLERYSADALRYYIIAAGPETQDTDFTWAEFVRRNNDELVAAWGNLVNRSVSMAAKNIGAVPEAGELTDEDRRVLEHSGAAFDAVAEHLESSRFKAALQEAMRTVAEANKYISDQAPWALKKTDPARMETVLHVALQLVSDAKTLLTPFLPESSNKVYEMLGGTGQWAAMPRIEEGRDSIGGEDGVSAYPVITGDYAADEAAWRSVPIVPGTPLSRPVPLFAKLDQSVVDEELARLEGEAG, from the coding sequence ATGTCGTCGAAACGCCACATCCTGACCGCGGTGGCCTGGCCCTACACCAACGGGCCGCGCCACATTGGGCACGTATCCGGGTTCGGGGTCCCCTCCGACGTCTTCGCGCGCTTCCAGCGAATGCGCGGCCACGACGTGCTCATGGTCAGCGGCACCGACGAGCACGGCACCCCGATCCAGGTCCTGGCCGACCAGGAGGGCGTGAGCGCCCGCGAGCTGGCCGACCGCTACAACAGGATCATCGTCGAGGACCTGGTCGCCCTCGGCCTCTCCTACGACCTGTTCACCCGCACCACCACCGGCAACCACTACCGGGTCGTGCAGGAGCTGTTCACTGGGCTCTACGAGAACGGCTACATCTTCGCGCACACCACCAAGGGCGCGGTGTCGCCGTCCACCGGGCGCACCCTGCCCGACCGCTACATCGAGGGCACCTGCCCGATCTGCGGGTACAACGGGGCACGCGGCGACCAGTGCGACAACTGCGGGAACCAGCTCGACCCGATCGACCTGATCGGCCCGCGCTCCCGGATCAACGGCGAGACCCCCGAGTTCGTCGACACCGAGCACTTCATGCTCGACCTGCCGGCCTTCGCCGGGGTGCTCGGCGACTGGCTGCGCTCCAAGTCCGGCGAGTGGCGGCCCAACGTCTTGAAGTTCTCCCTGAACCTCCTGGACGACCTGCAGCCCCGCGCGATCAGCCGGGACCTGGACTGGGGCGTGCCGATCCCGCTGGACGGCTGGAGCGACCAGGCCAACAAGCGGCTCTACGTCTGGTTCGACGCGGTCATCGGCTACCTGTCCGCCGCCATCGAGTGGGCCGAGCGCACCGGCGACCCCGAGGCCTGGCGCCGCTACTGGCAGGCCGAGGACGCCGAGGCCTACTACTTCATGGGCAAGGACAACATCGTCTTCCACTCCGAGATCTGGCCGGCGATGCTGCTCGGCTACAACGGGGAGGGCGACCGCGGCGGCGACACCGGCTCCCTGGGCCGGATGAACCTGCCCACCGAGGTGGTCTCCAGCGAGTTCCTCACCATGGAGGGGCGCAAGTTCTCCTCCTCGCGCCGGGTGGTCATCTACGTCCGCGACTTCCTGGAGCGCTACTCGGCCGACGCGCTGCGCTACTACATCATCGCGGCCGGCCCGGAGACCCAGGACACCGACTTCACCTGGGCGGAGTTCGTCCGCCGCAACAACGACGAGCTCGTCGCGGCCTGGGGCAACCTGGTCAACCGGTCCGTCTCGATGGCGGCCAAGAACATCGGCGCCGTCCCCGAGGCCGGCGAGCTCACCGACGAGGACCGGCGGGTGCTGGAGCACTCCGGGGCCGCCTTCGACGCGGTCGCCGAGCACCTGGAGTCCTCCCGGTTCAAGGCCGCGCTGCAGGAGGCGATGCGCACCGTCGCCGAGGCCAACAAGTACATCTCCGACCAGGCCCCGTGGGCGCTGAAGAAGACCGACCCGGCCCGGATGGAGACCGTGCTGCACGTCGCGCTGCAGCTGGTCAGCGACGCCAAGACGCTGCTCACCCCGTTCCTGCCGGAATCCTCCAACAAGGTCTACGAGATGCTCGGCGGCACCGGCCAGTGGGCCGCCATGCCGCGCATCGAGGAGGGCCGCGACTCCATCGGCGGCGAGGACGGCGTCTCCGCCTACCCGGTCATCACCGGCGACTACGCCGCCGACGAGGCCGCCTGGCGGTCGGTGCCGATCGTCCCGGGCACCCCGCTGTCCCGGCCGGTGCCGCTCTTCGCCAAGCTCGACCAGAGCGTCGTCGACGAGGAGCTGGCCCGCCTGGAGGGCGAGGCGGGCTGA
- a CDS encoding TatD family hydrolase — protein sequence MGKRSGEAVRNRNAETPPPAPEPLRVAVADSHTHMDMQGPDPAEVIAAAEAVGVTPLIQVGVDLPSSRWAAEIAAEHPAVYAAVALHPNEAPRIVHGDGAPGVEVDDTDWAGKLRPAGGAAALDEAIAEIDRLAALPRVRAVGETGLDYFRTGTEGVDAQQDSFRRHIAVAKRHGKALMIHDREAHEDVLRILDEEGAPDTVIFHCYSGDTEMAKVCAEHGYYMSFAGNVTFASAQGLRDAAAVAPAELILVETDAPFLTPKPYRGRPNGPYLIPHTLRALAEARGADEDELAARIAENGRRAFRLDD from the coding sequence ATGGGCAAGCGCAGTGGCGAGGCGGTGCGCAACAGGAACGCCGAGACGCCGCCGCCCGCGCCCGAGCCGCTGCGCGTCGCGGTGGCCGACAGCCACACCCACATGGACATGCAGGGCCCCGACCCGGCGGAGGTCATCGCGGCCGCCGAGGCGGTCGGCGTCACCCCGCTGATCCAGGTCGGCGTCGACCTTCCCTCCTCGCGCTGGGCCGCGGAGATCGCCGCCGAGCACCCCGCCGTCTACGCCGCGGTCGCCCTGCACCCCAACGAGGCGCCGCGCATCGTGCACGGCGACGGCGCCCCCGGGGTGGAGGTGGACGACACCGACTGGGCGGGCAAGCTCCGCCCGGCCGGCGGCGCGGCCGCGCTGGACGAGGCGATCGCCGAGATCGACCGGCTCGCCGCGCTGCCGCGGGTCCGCGCGGTCGGCGAGACCGGCCTGGACTACTTCCGCACCGGAACCGAGGGCGTCGACGCCCAGCAGGACTCGTTCCGCCGGCACATCGCGGTCGCCAAGCGGCACGGCAAGGCGCTGATGATCCACGACCGCGAGGCCCACGAGGACGTGCTGCGCATCCTCGACGAGGAGGGCGCCCCGGACACGGTGATCTTCCACTGCTACTCCGGCGACACCGAGATGGCCAAGGTCTGCGCCGAGCACGGCTACTACATGAGCTTCGCCGGCAACGTGACCTTCGCCAGCGCCCAGGGGCTGCGCGACGCGGCCGCCGTCGCCCCCGCCGAGCTCATCCTGGTGGAGACGGACGCCCCGTTCCTCACCCCCAAGCCCTACCGCGGCCGCCCCAACGGGCCCTACCTGATCCCGCACACGCTGCGCGCCCTCGCCGAGGCCCGCGGCGCCGACGAGGACGAACTGGCCGCCCGGATCGCGGAGAACGGCCGGCGCGCCTTCCGCCTGGACGACTAG
- a CDS encoding CaiB/BaiF CoA transferase family protein: MGPLKGVRVVEFAGIGPGPLAAMLLADLGASVVRVDRPQAADAAAAGVPGHLDRGRPVIGADLKSEAGVETARRLIAAADVLLEGFRPGVMERRGLGPAECAELNPRLVYARMTGWGQDGPLAQVAGHDMNYISLNGALHSIGRRGEAPVPPLNLVGDFGGGTMLVVTGILSALVERQSSGLGQVVDAAMVDGSAFLMSMIYEQRERGGWTDERGDNFLDTGAPWYDVYACADGRHVSVACIEPQFYARFLEGVGLAGADLPDQWDKERWPELRARFAEALAGRTRDEWAEVFGETDACVQPVLSMAEAADHPHIAARGTVRRSGGSVFPGPAPRFSRTPGTATRDPEHAAPSLAETLKEWGVEEA, encoded by the coding sequence ATGGGGCCGCTCAAGGGTGTACGGGTCGTCGAGTTCGCCGGGATCGGGCCGGGGCCGCTGGCCGCGATGCTCCTGGCCGACCTGGGGGCGAGCGTGGTCCGGGTGGACCGCCCGCAGGCGGCCGACGCGGCGGCCGCCGGGGTCCCCGGCCACCTGGACCGGGGGCGGCCGGTCATCGGCGCCGACCTCAAGAGCGAGGCCGGGGTGGAGACCGCGAGGCGGCTCATCGCCGCCGCCGACGTGCTGCTGGAGGGGTTCCGCCCCGGGGTGATGGAGCGGCGCGGGCTCGGCCCCGCCGAGTGCGCCGAACTCAACCCGCGGCTGGTGTACGCCCGGATGACCGGGTGGGGGCAGGACGGCCCGCTCGCCCAGGTCGCCGGGCACGACATGAACTACATCTCGCTCAACGGGGCGCTGCACAGCATCGGCCGCCGCGGCGAGGCCCCGGTGCCGCCGCTCAACCTGGTCGGCGACTTCGGCGGCGGCACCATGCTGGTGGTGACCGGCATCCTCAGCGCCCTGGTGGAGCGGCAGTCCTCCGGGCTCGGGCAGGTCGTCGACGCCGCGATGGTGGACGGCAGCGCGTTCCTCATGTCGATGATCTACGAGCAGCGGGAGCGCGGCGGCTGGACCGACGAGCGCGGCGACAACTTCCTGGACACCGGCGCCCCCTGGTACGACGTCTACGCCTGCGCCGACGGCCGGCACGTCTCGGTGGCCTGCATCGAGCCGCAGTTCTACGCCCGGTTCCTGGAGGGCGTCGGGCTGGCCGGCGCCGACCTGCCCGACCAGTGGGACAAGGAGCGCTGGCCGGAGCTGCGCGCCCGGTTCGCCGAGGCCCTGGCCGGCCGGACCCGCGACGAGTGGGCGGAGGTCTTCGGGGAGACCGACGCGTGCGTGCAGCCGGTGCTGTCCATGGCCGAGGCCGCCGACCACCCGCACATCGCCGCGCGCGGCACGGTCCGGCGCAGCGGCGGCTCGGTCTTCCCCGGCCCGGCCCCGCGGTTCAGCCGCACCCCGGGCACCGCCACCCGCGACCCGGAGCACGCCGCCCCCTCACTGGCGGAGACCCTCAAGGAGTGGGGCGTCGAGGAGGCGTGA
- the rsmA gene encoding 16S rRNA (adenine(1518)-N(6)/adenine(1519)-N(6))-dimethyltransferase RsmA: MTDSGSTPVPASGPGSGEAGDARLLTPADVRRLADRLGVRPTKTLGQNFVIDGGTVRRIVRVSGVGADDTVLEVGPGLGSLTLALLPHVAGVTAVEVDPVLADALPGTVAEHAPDLADRLRVVTADAMRVTELPGPPPTALVANLPYNVAVPVVLHLLELLPSLRTALVMVQAEVADRLAAAPGGRIYGVPSAKAAWYAEVRRAGAVGRNVFWPAPNVDSGLVELKRREEPVSGADRRQVFAVIDAAFAQRRKTLRTALARWAGSPAAAEAALRAAGVDPSARGEALGIAEFARIAEHAPQARNTADGGPAAG, encoded by the coding sequence GTGACCGACTCTGGCAGCACCCCTGTTCCCGCTTCCGGCCCCGGCTCCGGGGAGGCCGGCGACGCGCGCCTGCTCACCCCCGCCGACGTGCGGAGGCTCGCCGACCGGCTGGGCGTGCGGCCGACGAAGACGCTCGGGCAGAACTTCGTCATCGACGGCGGGACCGTGCGGCGGATCGTCCGGGTCTCCGGGGTCGGCGCCGACGACACCGTGCTGGAGGTCGGCCCGGGGCTGGGCTCGCTGACCCTGGCGCTGCTGCCGCACGTCGCCGGGGTCACCGCGGTCGAGGTCGACCCGGTGCTCGCCGACGCGCTCCCCGGGACCGTGGCCGAGCACGCCCCGGACCTGGCCGACCGGCTCCGGGTGGTCACCGCCGACGCGATGCGCGTCACCGAGCTCCCGGGCCCGCCGCCCACCGCGCTCGTCGCCAACCTGCCCTACAACGTGGCGGTCCCGGTGGTGCTGCACCTGCTGGAGCTGCTGCCGTCGCTGCGCACCGCCCTGGTCATGGTCCAGGCCGAGGTCGCCGACCGGCTGGCCGCGGCGCCCGGCGGGCGGATCTACGGGGTCCCCTCCGCCAAGGCCGCCTGGTACGCCGAGGTGCGCCGGGCCGGGGCGGTCGGGCGGAACGTGTTCTGGCCGGCGCCCAACGTCGACTCCGGCCTGGTCGAGCTGAAGCGCAGGGAGGAGCCGGTCTCCGGTGCCGACCGCAGGCAGGTGTTCGCGGTGATCGACGCCGCTTTCGCGCAGCGCCGCAAGACGCTGCGCACCGCGCTGGCCCGCTGGGCCGGCTCCCCGGCCGCGGCCGAGGCGGCGCTGCGCGCCGCCGGCGTCGACCCGTCCGCCCGCGGCGAGGCGCTGGGCATCGCCGAGTTCGCCCGGATCGCCGAGCACGCACCGCAGGCCCGGAACACCGCGGACGGCGGCCCCGCCGCGGGGTGA
- a CDS encoding GntR family transcriptional regulator: protein MSEEPLTVEVDPRSPVPPYEQIRTRLLELVRTGALAPGTRLPPIRQLAGDLGVAPNTVARAYRELEAAGVLSSRRRHGTTVTPEAAERARPGVARGGAPVGGAGGPTLEAAARAYLEQARRLGRTLDEAVEELRRIGGE, encoded by the coding sequence GTGAGCGAGGAACCGCTGACCGTCGAGGTGGACCCGCGCAGCCCGGTGCCGCCCTACGAGCAGATCCGCACCCGGCTGCTGGAGCTGGTGCGCACCGGGGCGCTGGCCCCGGGCACCCGGCTGCCGCCGATCCGCCAGCTCGCCGGGGACCTGGGGGTCGCACCGAACACCGTGGCCCGGGCCTACCGGGAACTGGAGGCCGCGGGCGTGCTCTCCAGCCGCAGGCGGCACGGGACGACGGTGACACCGGAGGCCGCCGAACGGGCCCGCCCGGGGGTGGCGCGCGGCGGTGCCCCCGTCGGGGGCGCCGGCGGGCCGACGCTGGAGGCCGCGGCCCGCGCCTACCTGGAGCAGGCCCGGCGGCTCGGGCGCACCCTGGACGAGGCGGTCGAGGAGCTGCGCCGCATCGGAGGGGAGTAG
- a CDS encoding serine/threonine-protein kinase, with protein MPSDGLPKNLEPLAAGDPATIGPYVLAGRLGSGGMGTVYLGRAPEKGAHVAIKVIRPELAFDEATRARFHDEMENARRVASFCTAKVLDHGTFENRPYMVTEYIAGTALAEHISEHGPLDSSTLHGFALGVAAALAAIHRAGLVHRDLKPANVLLSLSGPRVIDFGIARAMNTSTNHTQTGIVMGSPGWMAPEQLLEEKVTTAADIFAWGCLVAFAGNGTHPFGNGDAMTLGKRVLFAEPQIGDLDSPLDRLVARALAKEPERRPKAQDLLLELAGGEKTEADNPNDMVSHALNQSWRPNLPPMPPMPPGMPPPGPNPNVTNSGMPHQPAPPPGPPPGGPAPFPGPQGPQGPQGPPAPQGGQQGPMPPAGPPPASQPVPMRNGMAQQSPHPASQTGQFARPAAPGPQQTGPIPQVPPAPEPQAQPYVPPVPPPPHRPLQPTKRRLKWVALTAAVAVVLVTVLIVVLTQLGGGGLPLPFLQQNGQEQDGAQQEPQGKDDAPQAGGDGEAQQTDAPNTASDGRAVFTAHEFYCTDRVAGRSRITGATYCVFVVTVQNTGEATLRIDPDLQTLSVPGEDPERAQKPLSEEEDDPLWRPLESGARADGELIFISSDEAAARSGMLRLRSDEGSAPVDIPVSEVPEAR; from the coding sequence TTGCCGTCGGATGGGCTCCCGAAGAACCTGGAACCGCTGGCCGCCGGAGACCCGGCGACCATCGGTCCCTATGTGCTGGCCGGTCGCCTGGGCAGCGGAGGAATGGGGACGGTCTACCTCGGCCGCGCCCCTGAGAAGGGTGCCCATGTAGCGATCAAGGTGATCCGCCCGGAGCTGGCCTTCGACGAGGCCACCCGGGCCCGGTTCCACGACGAGATGGAGAACGCCCGCAGGGTGGCCTCCTTCTGCACCGCGAAGGTGCTGGACCACGGCACGTTCGAGAACCGGCCGTACATGGTCACCGAGTACATCGCGGGGACCGCGCTGGCCGAGCACATCTCCGAGCACGGCCCGCTGGACTCCAGCACCCTGCACGGCTTCGCGCTCGGCGTGGCCGCGGCGCTCGCCGCGATCCACCGCGCCGGGCTGGTCCACCGCGACCTGAAGCCGGCCAACGTGCTGCTGTCGCTGTCCGGTCCGCGGGTGATCGACTTCGGCATCGCCCGCGCGATGAACACCTCGACCAACCACACCCAGACCGGGATCGTGATGGGCAGCCCGGGGTGGATGGCCCCGGAGCAGCTGCTCGAGGAGAAGGTCACCACCGCGGCCGACATCTTCGCCTGGGGGTGCCTGGTCGCGTTCGCCGGCAACGGCACGCACCCGTTCGGCAACGGCGACGCGATGACGCTGGGCAAGCGGGTGCTCTTCGCCGAACCGCAGATCGGCGACCTGGACAGCCCGCTGGACCGGCTGGTCGCGCGCGCCCTCGCCAAGGAGCCGGAGCGCCGCCCCAAGGCGCAGGACCTGCTGCTGGAGCTGGCCGGGGGCGAGAAGACCGAGGCGGACAACCCGAACGACATGGTGAGCCACGCGCTGAACCAGTCGTGGCGGCCGAACCTGCCCCCGATGCCGCCGATGCCGCCGGGGATGCCGCCGCCGGGGCCGAACCCGAACGTGACCAACAGCGGCATGCCGCACCAGCCCGCTCCCCCGCCCGGACCTCCCCCGGGCGGACCGGCGCCGTTCCCCGGACCGCAGGGGCCGCAGGGTCCGCAGGGGCCTCCCGCGCCGCAGGGGGGCCAGCAGGGGCCGATGCCGCCGGCCGGGCCGCCGCCCGCGAGCCAGCCGGTGCCGATGCGCAACGGCATGGCCCAGCAGTCGCCGCATCCGGCCTCGCAGACCGGGCAGTTCGCGCGCCCGGCTGCTCCGGGGCCGCAGCAGACCGGTCCGATCCCGCAGGTCCCGCCGGCGCCGGAGCCGCAGGCCCAGCCCTACGTCCCGCCGGTCCCCCCGCCGCCGCACCGGCCGCTGCAGCCCACCAAGCGCCGACTGAAGTGGGTGGCGCTCACCGCCGCGGTGGCGGTGGTGCTGGTGACCGTGCTGATCGTCGTGCTGACGCAGCTGGGCGGCGGCGGCCTGCCGCTGCCGTTCCTGCAGCAGAACGGGCAGGAGCAGGACGGCGCCCAGCAGGAGCCGCAGGGGAAGGACGACGCCCCGCAGGCCGGCGGGGACGGCGAGGCTCAGCAGACCGACGCCCCGAACACCGCCTCCGACGGCCGCGCGGTGTTCACCGCGCACGAGTTCTACTGCACCGACCGGGTGGCCGGCCGGTCCCGGATCACCGGGGCGACGTACTGCGTGTTCGTGGTCACCGTGCAGAACACCGGCGAGGCCACCCTGCGGATCGACCCGGACCTGCAGACCCTGTCCGTGCCGGGCGAGGACCCGGAGCGCGCGCAGAAGCCGCTCTCCGAGGAGGAGGACGATCCGCTGTGGCGGCCGCTGGAGAGCGGCGCCCGCGCCGACGGCGAGCTGATCTTCATCTCCTCGGACGAGGCGGCGGCCCGCTCCGGCATGCTCCGGCTGCGCAGCGACGAGGGGAGCGCCCCGGTGGACATCCCGGTCTCCGAGGTGCCCGAGGCTCGCTGA
- a CDS encoding 4-(cytidine 5'-diphospho)-2-C-methyl-D-erythritol kinase encodes MTVRVPAKVNLQLAVGPAREDGYHDLVNVFHAVSLFDEVTVREARPRAGGGATRISVRGDIGSHLDRVPLGEDNLAARAARLIAREAGRPDAPVDIRIDKSIPVAGGMAGGSADAAAALVACDALWETGLGLPRLLELAAGLGSDVPFALLGGTAVGTGRGEVLTPLASPGRFHWVFALSGEGLSTPAVFAEYDRLRPDAPAPRGNPALTEALAAGDARALAAALGNDLQAAAVSLRPDLSRVLDAGLAAGALAGLVSGSGPTCAFLAGSAEEAAAVARALDASGGCESTATAHGDVPGARPV; translated from the coding sequence GTGACCGTTCGGGTACCCGCGAAGGTGAACCTCCAGCTAGCGGTGGGGCCTGCGCGCGAAGATGGATACCACGATCTGGTGAACGTCTTCCACGCTGTCTCACTGTTCGATGAGGTTACCGTTCGGGAGGCCCGGCCCCGCGCGGGCGGGGGGGCTACCCGCATCTCGGTCCGCGGCGACATCGGATCCCACCTGGACCGGGTGCCGCTCGGCGAGGACAACCTGGCCGCCAGGGCGGCCCGGCTGATCGCCCGCGAGGCGGGTCGGCCGGACGCCCCGGTGGACATCCGCATCGACAAGTCCATCCCGGTCGCCGGCGGCATGGCCGGCGGCAGCGCCGACGCGGCGGCCGCCCTGGTCGCCTGCGACGCGCTGTGGGAAACCGGGCTGGGCCTGCCGCGGCTGCTGGAGCTCGCCGCCGGACTCGGCAGCGACGTGCCGTTCGCGCTGCTCGGCGGGACCGCCGTCGGCACCGGCCGCGGCGAGGTGCTCACCCCGCTGGCCAGCCCCGGCCGCTTCCACTGGGTGTTCGCGCTGTCCGGCGAGGGCCTGTCCACCCCGGCGGTCTTCGCCGAGTACGACCGGCTCCGGCCGGACGCCCCGGCGCCGCGCGGGAACCCGGCGCTCACCGAGGCCCTGGCCGCCGGCGACGCCCGCGCGCTGGCCGCCGCCCTCGGCAACGACCTGCAGGCCGCGGCGGTCTCGCTCCGCCCGGACCTGTCCCGGGTGCTGGACGCCGGGCTGGCCGCGGGCGCGCTCGCCGGGCTGGTCTCCGGATCCGGCCCGACCTGCGCCTTCCTCGCCGGCTCCGCGGAGGAGGCGGCCGCGGTCGCCCGCGCCCTGGACGCCTCCGGCGGCTGCGAGAGCACCGCGACCGCCCACGGCGACGTCCCCGGCGCCCGCCCCGTCTAG
- the soxR gene encoding redox-sensitive transcriptional activator SoxR — MSHLPVRLTIGQLSERSGIARTTLRFYEDRGLIFAERTSGNQRRYHRNTLRRLAFISTAQRVGLSLGQIHQALETLPDNRTPTVSDWARLSEQWRTELDTRIDALQRLRDRLTSCIGCGCLSLKDCHLNNGDDELAAMGPGAPGLKPAREGGI, encoded by the coding sequence ATGTCTCACCTACCGGTGCGCCTCACCATCGGCCAGCTCTCCGAACGCAGCGGCATCGCCCGCACCACCCTCCGGTTCTACGAGGACCGGGGGCTGATCTTCGCCGAGCGGACCTCGGGGAACCAGCGCCGCTACCACCGCAACACGCTGCGCCGGCTGGCGTTCATCTCCACCGCGCAGCGGGTCGGGCTCTCCCTGGGCCAGATCCACCAGGCGCTGGAGACGCTGCCGGACAACCGCACCCCGACCGTCTCGGACTGGGCCCGGCTCTCCGAGCAGTGGCGCACCGAGCTGGACACCCGCATCGACGCCCTGCAGCGGCTCCGCGACCGGCTGACCTCGTGCATCGGCTGCGGCTGCCTCTCCCTCAAGGACTGCCACCTGAACAACGGCGACGACGAGCTGGCCGCCATGGGCCCCGGCGCCCCCGGCCTGAAGCCGGCCCGGGAGGGCGGCATCTGA
- a CDS encoding thiamine pyrophosphate-dependent enzyme: protein MATAALSRYADLPALIGLMTGDEKHRAASESTLDVLWVLYDRILRVTPGTADHPDRDRFLLSKGHGPMAYYAVLAAKGFIGVHELRDWASHGSRLGRHPDGVLVPGVEIGSGSLGHGLGLAVGTALGLRAQGRTGPRVIVLTGDAELDEGSNHEAIAAAARLGLSALTAVVVDNGSATHGWPGGIATRFRNEGWTADTVSGRDHRALETALSVRDPAVPHAVIARV, encoded by the coding sequence ATGGCTACCGCAGCGCTCAGCCGCTACGCCGATCTCCCGGCACTGATCGGCCTCATGACCGGCGACGAAAAGCACCGTGCCGCCTCCGAATCCACCCTCGACGTGCTCTGGGTCCTCTACGACCGCATCCTGCGCGTCACACCCGGCACCGCCGACCACCCCGACCGGGACCGCTTCCTGCTCTCCAAGGGCCACGGCCCGATGGCCTACTACGCGGTCCTCGCCGCCAAGGGCTTCATCGGCGTCCACGAGCTGCGCGACTGGGCCTCGCACGGCTCCCGCCTCGGCCGGCACCCCGACGGGGTCCTGGTGCCCGGCGTGGAGATCGGCAGCGGCTCCCTCGGCCACGGACTCGGCCTCGCCGTCGGCACCGCGCTGGGGCTGCGCGCCCAGGGCCGCACCGGCCCCCGCGTCATCGTGCTCACCGGCGACGCCGAACTCGACGAGGGCAGCAACCACGAGGCCATCGCGGCCGCCGCCCGGCTCGGCCTGAGCGCGCTCACCGCCGTGGTCGTCGACAACGGGTCCGCCACCCACGGCTGGCCCGGCGGCATCGCCACCCGCTTCCGGAACGAGGGCTGGACCGCCGACACCGTCTCCGGCCGCGACCACCGCGCCCTGGAGACCGCCCTGTCCGTGCGCGACCCGGCCGTCCCGCACGCCGTCATCGCCCGGGTCTGA
- a CDS encoding transketolase family protein, which translates to MREAFLETVADALDTDPRLMVVLADISSDRLQAAAARHPGRVVNVGIREQLQIGVAGGAALAGMRPVAHTISPFLVERPFEQLKLDLGHQNAGAVLGGVGGSYDYAAAGRTHMAPGDVALLDTLPGWTVHVPGHADEAAELTRAALPGDDRVYLRLGTHGNAAARPAGPHLVPIRTGSARSAGVVVAVGPMLDRVLAATEGLDVTVAYTTTPRPFDRAGLHRLAAAAGHPDVLVVEPYLAGTSAHEVAAALEDRRHRQRSIGVPRGAELRRYGTPADHDRAHGLDAEGIAGTARDFFLP; encoded by the coding sequence ATGCGCGAGGCGTTCCTGGAGACCGTCGCCGACGCACTGGACACCGACCCCCGGCTCATGGTCGTCCTCGCCGACATCTCCTCCGACCGGCTGCAGGCCGCCGCGGCCCGGCACCCCGGCCGGGTGGTCAACGTCGGCATCCGCGAGCAGCTGCAGATCGGCGTCGCCGGCGGCGCCGCCCTGGCCGGGATGCGGCCCGTGGCGCACACCATCTCCCCGTTCCTCGTCGAGCGCCCGTTCGAGCAGCTCAAGCTCGACCTCGGCCACCAGAACGCCGGCGCCGTGCTGGGCGGCGTCGGCGGCTCCTACGACTACGCCGCCGCCGGACGCACCCACATGGCCCCCGGCGACGTGGCGCTGCTGGACACCCTCCCCGGCTGGACCGTGCACGTGCCCGGGCACGCCGACGAGGCCGCCGAACTGACCCGGGCCGCCCTCCCCGGCGACGACCGGGTCTACCTCCGGCTCGGCACGCACGGCAACGCCGCCGCCCGCCCGGCCGGCCCGCACCTGGTCCCGATCCGCACCGGCTCCGCGCGCTCGGCCGGCGTCGTCGTCGCCGTCGGGCCGATGCTGGACCGGGTCCTCGCCGCCACCGAGGGCCTCGACGTCACCGTCGCCTACACCACCACCCCGCGCCCCTTCGACCGGGCCGGGCTGCACCGCCTCGCCGCCGCCGCGGGCCACCCCGACGTGCTGGTGGTCGAGCCCTACCTGGCCGGCACCTCCGCACACGAGGTCGCCGCGGCCCTGGAGGACCGCCGGCACCGGCAGCGCTCCATCGGCGTCCCCCGCGGTGCCGAGCTCCGCCGCTACGGCACCCCCGCCGACCACGACCGCGCCCACGGCCTGGACGCCGAGGGCATCGCCGGGACCGCCCGGGACTTCTTCCTGCCGTGA